DNA sequence from the Synechococcus sp. MU1617 genome:
TTTGTCATCACCCAAGCGAATGATCGAAATCGAACCCTCCGGATCAACCCCATCGGACGTTCCGTAGTAATCGTTGGGCTCCCCTTCATTGGCAACAACAATGGTTTTGCCATCAGGACTCCAAGCGACGGAATCCGGCAGATAGCCCACCGTGGTGCTGAAACGCCGGCTCAGCGTGTTCTTGCTGCTGTTGAAGTGGTAGACACTGACTCTTCCTTTTTCAGTCTTGCTGGGCGACTCCGCCACAGCAAATTGATTGCCATAGGCTGCGACGGATTGGATATCTCCATCAAATTCTTTCTCCAGCACCACTTCTGGATTCTGAAAATTGGCGTCGTACTTCACAAAGCGCACGGTGTTGTCACCACCGCAAACAGCAGCAACCTTCGCGCCAGGCACCCAGGCCACGATCTCCGCGCCATCGAGGTCGATGCTCACGGGTGTGTTGTTGAAACCAGCCATAAGGCTCAAAGAGAAGTCTCACCTCTTGCATAACCGAACAAACAGGAGCCGGTATTTAAAACAAGCGCAACATCGGATTATCAAGCCATTAAATGCACCGAAGGCAACACCAAAAACGTGTTCCAAATCACATTATTGATGTCTTGACTTGTCTGATAACGATGAGATCAAGCGAGCTCACCTCACATGGCGTGGAGCATTGCACTCAACTGGAGGCTGAGGTGTAAAACCGCAGGGCAAACAACCAGAAGGCCCGCGCCGCCGCAAAGAACAGCACCGCCAGAGCCAAGCCCGCCAGCAGCATCGGTGCGGCAGCTTCCCCGAGCAACACCTGTGCGGGAACCGTGGTGAGAAACGCCACCGGCAACACCAGGGTGAACAGCAGGCGCAGGGCAGGCGGGTAGGCGTTGAGGGGATAACGGCCAGAGGCCAGCAGGGCCCGCAACACCTCGGTGGCATTCCAGGTTTTGACGAACCAGATGCTGGTGGCGGCGATCAGAAACCAGAGCGAATAGAGGATCAAGCCACCGGCGAGCAGCATCACCAGCACGGTGAACAGGGAAGAAAGGCTGAGCACCACACCGGCCTGATGGCTGCCCCAAGCCAAGAGCCCCAGCCCCAGGCCAATCTCCGGCAGCCCCGCAGGCGAGAGCGTGCGCAGCGACAACCAGAACTGACTGTCGATCGGTTTGAGCAGCACGAAATCAAGAGTGCCCTCGCGCACATGGGTAACGATCGCCCCGAGGTTCGGGCGCAACCAGGTGGTGGCTATGCCGTCGAACACCGTGTAGAGCCCCTGCACCATCAAGGCCTGAGCCCAGCTCCAGCCCCCCAACGTCTGATCAGGGCCATAGAAGAGCGAGAGCAGAAACAGGCTGCCGCTGAGGCTCATTGCCACCGCCACCAGCTCGATCAGCACATTGGCCTGATACTCCAGCTGCACCGCCACGGCCGTGCCCCAGAAGCGACGCAGGGTCCGCCAGTAGCGCCCCATCAGGCCCCCATGGCGCTGTAGCGCCGCACGCCGGCCCGCCAGAGCAGCAGCACCAACGGCAACAGCAGGGCGATCCAGGCCAGTTGCGCCCCGAAGCCCGCCAACAGATCCACCGGCTGGCCCGCCAGCACCCGAGCCGGAAAATCGATCAGGTAAGGGAAGGGCGTCCACTGGGCCACAGCCCGCACCGCCGGCGGAAACGCCGTGAGCGGTGCCAAGAGACCGGAAAGGAACAGGAAGGGAATGAACTGGAGCCGCTCCAGGGCGCTGGCCTTCTCACTCCAGAAGCAGAGGGCCGCAATCACGCTCTGAAACAGGAAGGCAATGGCAAAGGCCATCCAGGTGGCCAACCAGGCCAGCAGAAAGCCCCCCAACGTCGGCACCCAGAAGGCCTGAGGCTGCACCGCAAAGAACACCGCCGCGATCAGCGCCGCGAAGGGCAGACGGGTGAGCTGCTCACCGAGATGGGCCGCCACATAACGCCAGAGCGGGTGCAACGGTTGCAGCAGGTAGGGCGAAAGACGGCCGAGAAGAGCGTCTTCCTCGAAGGCATAGACCACCCACACCACCGAGAACTGGCGCACCAGAAAAGCGCTGAGAAAATAGCGATCAAGGGCCACACCATCCAGCCCCAGCCCTGAGCGCGCGTCGCTGCCGCTCCAGACGCTGAGCATGATGAACGGCAGCACCCCGGAGAGGGCCCAGAGGGCGATCTCAGCGCGGTACTCGAGCATGTGGGCGTACTGGGAGCCCAGCAACACCCGAATGATCCGGCGGTTCAGCCCGAAGATCTGCATCAGACGCGCCCCTGCCGGAACAACCCACCGATCAACTCTTCAATCGGCGGATCGGTCACATCCAGATCACGCACGGGGAAGCGGTCCAGCAGCTGCGCCACCACGGCGGTGAGCTGGTCGCGGGGCACCAACAGCCGCACATCACAGCCCTCCAACTGCTCCAGACGCCCCAACCCCACCAACGCATCAGCTTCCACCGGGGATTCCAACTCCAACCGCACCTCCCGCTCCGGCGCCAATTGATCAGCCAGCGCCTCGAGGGGGCCGTCGTGGAACAACCGCCCCTGGTGAATCAGCAGCACCCGGGGACACAGCGCCGTGATGTCAGCCATGTAGTGGCTGGTGAGCAACACCGTTGCCCCCGTGCGGCGGTTGTAGTCCGCCAGGAACTGGCGCACCCGGGCCTGGGCATTCACATCCAGCCCCAGGGTCGGTTCATCGAGGAACAGCACCTCCGGCTCGTGCAGCAGCGCCGCCAGCAATTCGGCCTTCATCCGCTGACCCAGGGAAAGCTTGCGCACCGGCCGGGTCAGCTCCTCCCCCAGCTCCAGCAGATCGGCCAGCTCACTGATCCGCCGCCGAGCCACGGCATCGGGGATGCCATACACAGCAGCATTCACCCGCAGTGAATCCATCGGCGGCAGGTCCCAGAGCAGCTGCTGCTTCTGCCCCATCACCAGGGTGATCCGCCGCAGGAACTCCGCCTGACGGCGCTGCGGCCGGTACCCCGCCACCTGCACCTCCCCGGCGCTGGGGTGGATCAAGCCGCAGAGCATCTTCAAGGTGGTGGTTTTACCGGCGCCGTTGGCGCCGAGAAAGCCCACCATCTCGCCGGGCTCGATCCGAAAGGAGACGTCCTGCACCGCCATCACATCCCTGGTGCGGCGGCGTACGAAATGGCGCAGGGTGCCGGCCAACCCGGGCTGCTTCTCGGCAACCCGGTAGATCTTGCTCAGCCCCTGAACCTGAATCACCGAATCAGCTCAGATCCGCCAGGCGCTTACGCGCCAGATCCGCCTGGGCCTGCTTCTCATCCAGGTTGGCCTGGCATTCCGCCACCACCTCCGGCGGAGCCTTATCGGCGAAGTTGGGGTTCCCCAAGCGGCCCGCCAGCCCCTTGATCTCCTTCTCGGCCTTGGCGATGTCTTTTTCCAGGCGCCCCTTGAGCGCATCGAGATCAACGAGGCCTTCGATCGGCAGCAGCACCTGGAGCTCACCGCTCACTCCCGCCAGTGCCTTGGCCACCGGAGCCGCATCGGCCTCCGCCGGCGCCATCACTGCCACCGACTCCGCCCGCGTCAACGCCGTGATATCGGCCATGCCCTTGCTCAGCACAGCCGCCAGCTCGCCGCGGCCGGTGACGAAACGCACCGGCACCGACTGGGAGGGCTTGAGACCCGCCACCGCGCGCAGATTGCGCACCACACGAATGGCACCGATCAGCTCAGCGAAGGAGGCTTCCAACGCATCATCCAAAGCGCTTTCATCTAGAACCGGCCAGGGCTGCAACGCCAGGAAGGTGGTCTCCGGCTCGCCAGTGACGCTGTGCCAGAGCTCTTCGGTGAGGTGGGGCATCAGCGGATGCAGCATCAGGTGCATCTGGCTGATCACCTTGGCCAGCACCTGCTTGGCCACCCGCTGATCAGCAAGGGCCTCGGCTGAGGGGTTCTCACTGGGGTTGAGCCGGCGCTTGCTCAGTTCCAGATACCAGTCGCAGACGTCGTTCCAGGCGAACTCGTAAAGCCCCTTGGCCGCTTCACCGAGGCCGTAGCTGCTGTAGCGCTCGGCCGTCTCCCGGTTCACCCGGGCCAGGCGGGAGAGGATCCAACGGTCCGCCAGCTGCAGCGCTGAGGGATCGGGGTCGCCGAGTTGGGCCGGCGTTTCTCCGCCCAGGTTCATCAGCGCGAAGCGGGTGGCGTTCCACAGCTTGTTGGCGAAGTTGCGCGAGGCCTCCACCGTGGCGGAGGTGTCTTTCTTGCGGTCGTAGTCCAGGCGGATGTCCTGCCCCGCACCGGCCACTTCCCGCACCAGGGCGAAGCGCAGAGCATCGGTGCCGTAGCGCTCGATCAGCAGCAGCGGATCGATGCCGTTACCGGCGCTCTTGCTCATCTTGCGGTTCTGCTCATCCCGCACCAGACCGTGGATGTAGACGTCCTGAAAGGGCATCTCGCCGGTGAAAGCGCCGGCCATCATCGTCATCCGGGCAACCCAGAAAAAGATGATGTCGAAGCCCGTCACCAGGGTGCTGGTGGGGTACCAGCGCTGCAGGTCAGCGCTATCGGCATCAGGCCAACCGAGGGTGGAGAAGGGCCACAAGCCACTGGAAAACCAGGTGTCGAGCACGTCTTCGTCCTGCTCGATCTCCGCCGCCGCGCCGTACTCCGCCTTTGCCTTCTCCAGGGCTTCGGCTTCGTTGCGGGCCACCACATAGGGCGTGGTGTCGGTGTATTTGCCTTCGGTCTCGCTGATCACGAACCAGGCAGGGATGCGATGGCCCCACCAGAGCTGGCGGCTGATGCACCAGTCGCGGATGTCGGTGAGCCAGTCGCGATAGACCTTCTCCCAGCGCTCGGGAATGAAGCGGGGATCCTGCTTCTCGAGGGCCTCACGGCAGCGAGCCGCCAAAGGCTCGGTTTTGACAAACCACTGGGTGGAGAGCAGCGGCTCCACCGGCACCTTGCCGCGGTCGGAATAGGGAACGCTGTGGCGGTAGTCCTCAACCTTCACCAGCAGGCCCAGCTCCTCCAAGCCGGCCACCACGGCCTTGCGGGCCTCAAAGCGATCGAGCCCCTCGAACTGACCGGCCTCTTTATTCATCGTGCCGTTTTTGCGCATCACCGTGATCTGGGGCAGACCGTGGCGCTGGCCGATGGCGAAATCGTTGGGGTCGTGGGCCGGCGTCACCTTGACGCAACCGGTGCCGAAATCTTTCTCCACGTGGTCGTCGGCCACGATCGGAATCTCCCGCCCTACAAAGGGCAGGGTGAGGGTCTGGCCCACCAGATGGGCATAGCGGTCATCGGTGGGGTTCACCGCCACCGCCGTGTCGCCCAACATGGTTTCGGGCCGGGTGGTGGCCACCTCCAGATGGCCGTCACCGCTGCTGAGCGGGTAGCGGAAATGCCAGAGGTGGCCGTCCACCTCCTTCATCTCCACCTCCAGATCACTCACCGCCGAACCGGAGGCGGGGCACCAGTTCACGAGGTACTCACCGCGGTAAATCAGCCCCTGCTCGTGCAGCCGCACGAACGCCTCTTTCACTGCCTCACTCAGGCCCTCATCCAAGGTGAAGCGCTGGCGCTTCCAATCAACGGAATACCCCAGCCGCCGCAGCTGGCCCACGATGCGGCCACCGCTTTCGGCCTTCCACTCCCAAGCCCGCTCCAGAAAGGCATCGCGGCCGAGGTCGTGGCGGGTCTTGCCCTCCTGTTTCAGCTGCTTCTCGAGGATCGTCTGCACCGCGATCGAGGCGTGGTCGGTGCCCGGAAGGCAGAGCACGTTCTTTCCTGCCAAGCGCTGATAACGCACGATCGTGTCAATCAGGGCCGTGTTGAAGGCATGGCCCATGTGCAGGCTGCCGGTCACGTTCGGCGGCGGGATCACGACCGAGAACGGTTCACCGGGAGCCTTCGGGTCGGGATGAAACGCCCCCTGGTCCTCCCAGGCCTGCTGCCAACGGGCCTCCGTGCCAACCGGGTCGTAGGTCTTGGCCAGTTCGGGCACGGAAAGCTCAGCGGTTCAGCCGGCCATGCTCGCAAAGCCCTGCCCGCGATGGCCAACGTCCCTAGCATCGATCCATCGAAGGGATGGGATGGCCGCGATCCGGATCCAGCATCTGGCCATGGGCATCGCACTGGCAGTGATCAGTGCAGGCTGCAGCAACTGGCGTCCACCGGTTGTTATCAAAGTGGTTCGAACAGTAAAC
Encoded proteins:
- a CDS encoding ABC transporter permease, translated to MGRYWRTLRRFWGTAVAVQLEYQANVLIELVAVAMSLSGSLFLLSLFYGPDQTLGGWSWAQALMVQGLYTVFDGIATTWLRPNLGAIVTHVREGTLDFVLLKPIDSQFWLSLRTLSPAGLPEIGLGLGLLAWGSHQAGVVLSLSSLFTVLVMLLAGGLILYSLWFLIAATSIWFVKTWNATEVLRALLASGRYPLNAYPPALRLLFTLVLPVAFLTTVPAQVLLGEAAAPMLLAGLALAVLFFAAARAFWLFALRFYTSASS
- a CDS encoding ATP-binding cassette domain-containing protein; its protein translation is MIQVQGLSKIYRVAEKQPGLAGTLRHFVRRRTRDVMAVQDVSFRIEPGEMVGFLGANGAGKTTTLKMLCGLIHPSAGEVQVAGYRPQRRQAEFLRRITLVMGQKQQLLWDLPPMDSLRVNAAVYGIPDAVARRRISELADLLELGEELTRPVRKLSLGQRMKAELLAALLHEPEVLFLDEPTLGLDVNAQARVRQFLADYNRRTGATVLLTSHYMADITALCPRVLLIHQGRLFHDGPLEALADQLAPEREVRLELESPVEADALVGLGRLEQLEGCDVRLLVPRDQLTAVVAQLLDRFPVRDLDVTDPPIEELIGGLFRQGRV
- a CDS encoding valine--tRNA ligase — its product is MPELAKTYDPVGTEARWQQAWEDQGAFHPDPKAPGEPFSVVIPPPNVTGSLHMGHAFNTALIDTIVRYQRLAGKNVLCLPGTDHASIAVQTILEKQLKQEGKTRHDLGRDAFLERAWEWKAESGGRIVGQLRRLGYSVDWKRQRFTLDEGLSEAVKEAFVRLHEQGLIYRGEYLVNWCPASGSAVSDLEVEMKEVDGHLWHFRYPLSSGDGHLEVATTRPETMLGDTAVAVNPTDDRYAHLVGQTLTLPFVGREIPIVADDHVEKDFGTGCVKVTPAHDPNDFAIGQRHGLPQITVMRKNGTMNKEAGQFEGLDRFEARKAVVAGLEELGLLVKVEDYRHSVPYSDRGKVPVEPLLSTQWFVKTEPLAARCREALEKQDPRFIPERWEKVYRDWLTDIRDWCISRQLWWGHRIPAWFVISETEGKYTDTTPYVVARNEAEALEKAKAEYGAAAEIEQDEDVLDTWFSSGLWPFSTLGWPDADSADLQRWYPTSTLVTGFDIIFFWVARMTMMAGAFTGEMPFQDVYIHGLVRDEQNRKMSKSAGNGIDPLLLIERYGTDALRFALVREVAGAGQDIRLDYDRKKDTSATVEASRNFANKLWNATRFALMNLGGETPAQLGDPDPSALQLADRWILSRLARVNRETAERYSSYGLGEAAKGLYEFAWNDVCDWYLELSKRRLNPSENPSAEALADQRVAKQVLAKVISQMHLMLHPLMPHLTEELWHSVTGEPETTFLALQPWPVLDESALDDALEASFAELIGAIRVVRNLRAVAGLKPSQSVPVRFVTGRGELAAVLSKGMADITALTRAESVAVMAPAEADAAPVAKALAGVSGELQVLLPIEGLVDLDALKGRLEKDIAKAEKEIKGLAGRLGNPNFADKAPPEVVAECQANLDEKQAQADLARKRLADLS
- a CDS encoding ABC-2 family transporter protein, which encodes MQIFGLNRRIIRVLLGSQYAHMLEYRAEIALWALSGVLPFIMLSVWSGSDARSGLGLDGVALDRYFLSAFLVRQFSVVWVVYAFEEDALLGRLSPYLLQPLHPLWRYVAAHLGEQLTRLPFAALIAAVFFAVQPQAFWVPTLGGFLLAWLATWMAFAIAFLFQSVIAALCFWSEKASALERLQFIPFLFLSGLLAPLTAFPPAVRAVAQWTPFPYLIDFPARVLAGQPVDLLAGFGAQLAWIALLLPLVLLLWRAGVRRYSAMGA